Part of the Opisthocomus hoazin isolate bOpiHoa1 chromosome 5, bOpiHoa1.hap1, whole genome shotgun sequence genome, CCCAACTAAGATCTCTGGGTGACTTTGAAAGCTGTCGGAAGTTTCTGTTGTCTCAGGCTGAGAGGAGCCATTTGCTTAGAATACTTCTAGATTGCTGACATGTCCTCTGGCTGCTGATGCTATGATTCATTTCCATTCTGCAGCAAAAATATGCCTTGAAGAGTATGTGAATTTGTAGCCACCTGTTCAAGGTAAAAAGGGCCTTACATAATGAGAGCCAAGGACCTTCTGGCTCAGTTGTATAGCCCTAAAAATTGCGTTCCTTGTATAGTAAAAGTCTGTGCCAGAGCTGCACTGAAATAAAAGCTGTCTTACAAAGGGACTTGGCTTGTATTTATATCTATTGATTTAGGACTAAAATAGCTAACATTCTACCTGGGGCTGCCAACAGTTACGATAATGCGTGGGAAAATTTGTAAggaatatgtaatttttttcctttactagTCTTAAGTCCAAATCCCTAATCCATCCTTAGGTGAGCACTGAAAACATCAACAGCTACAGCAGACAGAAGTGTTTCCCGTAATTTGTCGTTAACTCTGTTGTCACCGTTGCACCGCCACGGGAATCTGCACCTGCAGTTCTGGCAATCCCCTTTCCGTGCGTCTCCAGTGTGGTACTATATGCCACTCTGATATGGTACTCAGCTGCAGCTTCCCATTGCCACCGCAGCAGAAGCACACTTGTTTTCTTCTGGTGACCCACAGGCCAGTTCCAGACTGGCACCAAAGTTCGTACAGAGTTGCTAGTGGCTTTTGCAGATACGCTCGACAGCGAGCAGATCAGAAGGCCCAGTGTGACTTTATGTGGTAGTAGCTATGATGACAGCCTCCAGACTAGCACAGGCAATTATGATACTTTGTTAAAGGTGGATTTTTCCCTTCATCATAACATTGAATTTCATACTTGATGCATTGTCTTGTAGCTAGCAAGACAAACCAAGTTATGCTGCAGTCagtttttttcactttcccaCACTCAAGAAATCTGTAGAAGGCCAGAGAAATCCTATGCAGCTATATATCATGTTATACCAGAGTTAGTGTCATCAGTGTGCTAGGTTTCTCCGCAAACATAGATAGAAAAGCTGGCAGGAAATGTGTGGCCCGGAACCTAGTGTGGCACTGGGAAACGACCTTCTGCTCCCTCTGCAGCTGGCCTCTCATCACATCGCCAAAACTGGAACTTGCCTGCCCAGTTACTAACCAGTCATTGTTTCATTAACATGCCAAGCACATGGTATTTCCTCTTATGTGTAAAATGGGGATAGCCTGTTGCCTTGTGTCACAGGCTTTAGAGTTGTTCTTCACTTAATAGTTGCTGTTGCTAGAAAATATTAACTTAGTGTTTGTAAGTGCTTTGAGCATATCATGTGCTAAACATCGCCATTTCCAGCAATCTGAACCAATCTCCTTCTCCTAGTGTGCCTGAAGTGCGATTTGCAGGAGAGATTGCTCAACCCAGGTCTACTTTCTGGGACACCTGATGGTACTGTGAGAGCAGCAGATTTGAATTCACCCTGCCAGATGGCAGCCTGGCCAGCTACAGTGCTGTATAAACTCCAGGTTGTAAAGTAAGTGTTGTTACGTTCTTCGCACTTGGTAAATGGAAGGCTGGTGTAATAGCAGCCATCATTCTTTCTCTGCAATTTCAACTAGGACCTAGTAACATCAACATAAAGCGCTGGGGTACTCAGCGCGCTAGTGAGCAAAATTCTGATGTAAGATATCCTCAACCCCTCTGAATCTTTAGTGTTATGAAACAGCACATGCCACACAGGCAGACAGGAGCACAGAGTCAAAAATGATGTCACCATGACACCAGCACTTTATGAGCATAATGCCATAGATGTTATTATTCATGCAACACTTGTTTCCCTCCAGTGTGAAGTTCTGTAGATTGCAGCCATTGCTCCATATATAATTCTGCTGTTCTCTCACTACCTAATGAGGCCACAGCAATTTAACTGGATGTCAGAGCCTGAGCTAACTAGTTGACTAGTagtaaaaaagcaagcaaagccTCATAGTGCTGTGTGACTTCACGTAAGAATTTATTCTCTTCCTCATCAGCAGTCTGTGGCTGGTAAGCACAGAGCATAACAAGAAGAGTGATGCTCTCTAGTGTCTTTTCTGACGTTTATTTATAGGAAAAATTTTTTGTAATTTCTGAACTATGCAGCAGTTCTTAAAATGATTGTCATCCTGTCAGCAGCTGAAGAGCGCTCAGTAATTGTGTATAAATGGCCCACAGCCAAAGCACTGAAGCTACTTAATAATGGCCTGTCATGGAGCAGAAGTGTGCTATGGACAGGCAACGTCAAGCACTGTAAAGTCTGTACTGGTGTTTGTGGTGGGATGTTGGCTCTGTGCAGGAGCACAAGTCAGTTTAAGTGAATAACGATGTGGATAACCACGATCCAGTAAAAATTACTTAGGAACAGATGTAATTGCCTGGGTGAATTATATATATGGCCAGGAGGCCAGATTAACAATCTGTTTCGTATAGAAAATGTATGAAAATTGGATTTGcttcttcatagaatcacagaatggtttgggttggagggcacctttaaaggccatctagtccaaccccactgcagtaagcaggggcatcttcaataggatcaggttgctcggagccccttccagcctggccttgaatgtttccagggatggggcatctcccacctctctgggcaacctgtgccagtgcctcaccaccttcatcataaaaaatgtgCTTATATTCAGtttgaatctcccctcttttagtttaaaaccatttgtCGATACAGACACAAGGGAATCTGGAAATCAGCTAGAAAGCCTCTTTTCACTGCAGTTGGACTTTTCTGCAAGGTTTCGTAGTGACAGGCCACTGCAATACAGGCATTAAGTGCTTGTAGCATTATTGCAGCAGATATTGCCGTAGCCACTTGGGCTAGCTGTCTCCTGGTAGAGTCTTCTTGCTGGTTTCATGTTGGCTGTGCTTCACTAACATGAGCTGTATATTTGCAGGGCTTTGAAGTCTGAAGGGGTCTGTGAGTCTGTACTGTATGGACTGCCCTTCATCATCAAGCCCACAAGCTGCTGGCAGCTAGACTGGGATGAACTGGAGATAAACCAGCACAGCTTCCATGCTCTGTGTCATAGTCTTCTGGTGAGTATGTGAAAACTGCAGTCTCATGGAGAGGGATTGCCATAGGAAGGCATAGTTAGTGCACATCTAGTAAGATCTGTCTAGCCTGCACCAGAAAACATGCTTCAAAACCTGCAGCTTCATCTCATGGGCCACATCATTTTTTTACATTGGCTTCTAAATCCTTCCACCCAATGCATCCAGTGCATCCACTGGAAAGACGCTACAGCACATCAAACCTTGGAGAAGACTCTCTTGCCTGTCAGAAATCCAGTGTTTGGAGATATGAAGTGCAAAAGTCAGGGTTGGAGTTAAATGTGCATCTTTGTGAAAATAATTAACCAAGGTTTGGGATGTGGAGGACTTTCCATTACTGACAAGTCATAAAGCAAAATTGGATGTTTTTCTTAAGAACTGTCTTGCAttcaattgaaaaaaataaaacaaaacaaaaaaacaaccaaaacatactATGCTCAACCTTAATGCAGAATAGTGTTCTTATTCTGACGTGTATGAATGCTCCTGAACCCAGCAGCCCCTACAGTGAAAGTGCTGAAGGAAGTGGCTATTGCCCATTTTTCACATTGGTTTTGGCTTTTGCCATTTAGAAAAGGAAGTGGATGCTTTTGGCCAAACGTGAGCCACAGAACACTAGTCCAAACTGGAACATCATGGTGCATTCATACTACATCATTGTCCCTTCCGACTCTGCTACTCTCCTTGTCAAAGCGGTCGCCATCAGAGAGCTCTTGCTGCCATCAACCTTCCCAGCCCTCCTTGCTGAATATCCTGAGAGAGTGTATGGCCCTATAGAGGTAAGTCATTGACAGCCCTGCACAAGTATCTGTGGAAAGGATCCCAGCTGTACAAGCAGGGATCAGAGTAATGATTAGCCTTTATGCAGAGGACatgcagctgcagctgaagatGTATCTACCATCTCCCTCATTGCTGGGGAACATGGATCTCCTCAGACTGAAGAGAGAGGTGCTTTGGGCATAAGATAAATCAATACGTAAAGCATCTCTGTTTCTTCCAATAGATTCAAGCTTCTGCATTTCTTATTGTGCATCCATATGTTCTTCTTCTGAGTTGTTTGCCTCTGCTTCAGGTGATGCCAGGAAGGGCAGTGCCCTCATTATAGGTGTTAGCAGATGAGTAGAGGAGCAAACAGCTGTTAAAATGTCTAGTGACAGCTGGAATATGATGGAGCGCTCCAAAACTTCTTCCCAGCAGCCAATATGTCCTACAGCTTCCTTCACGGGCAGCAAATGCCTGTCCTTTGGAGCAGTGTTTCATGTCTGTTGCCGGCGGGTGGGGAGAGGCCTTAGGAAGTAGAGCTGAGGGTGACGGCGCCCAGACAGGGTGCTCCAGCTTGTTGGTTGATTCTGGGCATAGGAGAGGATAGAACTGCATCCTGCAAGGGAATGCTTAAATCCATTAAGACTTGGTTGCAGATGCTTCTTGTTCTATACACAGCTAAGAGTGGTCCTTGTGGGTAGCAGCACAGCCAAAGATCCCTTCTCCGATCACTGCAGGGTGGCATGGAGTGTCTGTAACACTCATCCCTGCAAAACCAGCCCTCGACACTAAAAACGACATACAAAAACCCCAAGCACCACAGCCTCTACCTGTCACATCTCATAGCCACTAGGTTCTTTCTTCTGTCTGAGCAGAGCGCCCTGAACAGCTTGGAAGTGGAAGTTGCTTATAACCCCTTGCACCTAAAAAGCAAcctctacaaatacctgaagagCATGTTGTACAAACCTGTGCACAGGCAGCAGGCCCAGCCCAGGGACCAGCGACCAGAGCGGCATCAACCCAAGCAGGTATGTCTCTTGCCTTTGACTAGCCTAGTCAGTCTCTGTTTTGCCCTTCTGGCTTGCTTCCTGCAGAGCGGCTGAGGGCAGCTCCCCGATACCCTAGCAATATAGGGAAGGCAGCGTATGGCGGAGGCAACATGCATTTGCCTCTGGGAGAGCAAAGGGATGGGTATAGCATAAGCTCATGCAGTGGAGGAGAGGGATGCTGAAGAGCTGGCACATGCAGACACAATTGGACAGCGAGCTGTTGGACAAGCCAGCACCTCCTTCCACAGGGTATGTTCATAGTTTGTCCCTGTATTGCAGCACCCAAGCAAAGCCAAAGCCATGGTGGCACCACTTCTGATGGCTCCTTCTCCTGTCCAAGTGTTCAGACCAGCAACGATGAGGAGAGATTCCTGTGAGCACTTGCTGATCCCCAAAGAGTATGATGAGTTCCTGCAGTGAACCCCAGGTCCACTGCTTAAGCCGACTCACGTGCAGTCAAGGCTTGGCGTCTTGCTCAGCTGCCAAGCCTGACGCACCGGGCCGGAAGTGGTCAGGCAAGACACTAAGCTTGGCCTTGGTCAGACAGGCACTTCCTATTGTTTGTTCCTCCTTGTTGTTTTATGCTTTTGTTAGTCACCAAGTCAGTCTGCAGGAAGCCTGCTGCTCCGGGGCCCTCTGTCCAGAGATTTGGCTATCCCCTGCAACACCCTGTGTTTCCCATTCTTGTCAGCACGCATCACCAGCATGCCTCAAATTTGGGTTTCTGAAACTAGGCTAGTACAGGCCACAAACCACAGATTGCTGTCAGCGGGTGCAGAAAAGCTGCAAGCAGGGCGGTGAGGAAGTCAGATAGATCAAGTAGGCAGTAACATCAAACTGCCCTCATCCTGCAGCAGCAGGTTCAGCAGGGTGTTTGAATAGGCATAAAAGAGGGCTTTTGAATTTAATCTTAAAGCCTGGAATGCTGCCCTCCTGAGTCCAGCACTACCCACGATAATGCTGATTTGCTTGCTTCCATAATTGGTCTTGCTGTCCAACTCCACAGCTCCTGAAGGGGTCTGTAGCCAGTGCCAAGCCAGTTGTAATGCCCTGGCTGGCTCCTATGCAGTGACAGCTCaccgcagctggagctgcagcacagcaccattctaccaggcagctgctgcttggaTACTCTCCTCCTTATGGCCCGTCTGTGCCTATGGGGCTGTTCTGCAAGCCACCATGGCAAGTACTTTTTTGGCAGGGTtcagaagaagggggggggggggggttggcctGGAGCTTTCCCGAGAGATTCTGCCTAGTGCTTGCGCAGATGCTAGCCTGTTCTTCAGTGCAGACATAGGAGAGCTGCccctggcagggcaggagccAAGGGCAGCTTGACTGAGCCAAGGTGGGGCGGTCTCACTGGGCTTCCTGGATGCCAAGCACCAGCAGGGGTTTGTGTTCTACTTACTTTGTTCTGAAGAGCTGTTTCAAAATAAAGTTATCCACCATGATGTTCACTTACTGCCTGTAGTGTATAATGTGTACTGCATGCAGCAATCTCAGCAGTGACCTGTACTTCCTGAGAAACAGCCAGTTGACCAAGGGCATGATGCAAACACCATGCTCCCGAGGGGACTGCTGCCACAGGGGAGCAGAACTATCAGAGCCATCTCTTTTCCCTTGGATCCCAGCTcagcaacaggccctgctagcCACCCAGGGCATGGATTTGCTCTTCCCACACCCTGGTCGCACCCCGTGCTTGGCAAGAGGCTGCATCTCAGGCAGCTGCTTGGAACAAGGTGTCCAGGGCAGGTACCTTGAGGATGGGGCAGACACCACTGCAGGCACAGTGATATGGGTTTGTCATGGTGTGCAAACTGGTGGCTAATCCCTGCCTGTCTCTAACAAGCTCACAGCATGAGGAGCGGGGGAAGGAGCAGGACCAAAGTGCAGTAATGCACATACAAACGGCCCAGCCTGGGGCATGAAAAGCACACAACAGGAAAATGACAAAATCAGGCAGATGGAGGGGTGGAAATCAGTTTGACTGAACTGATGGTGCAGGTGGAAATTACTTGGGCGTATCGTATCATAAATACCAAACCTGGGTACAAAGTCAACAAAACACCTTGCTGATGGGAAGGGGTAAACAAAACAGGGGCTTGTGATTTATTGCCGATAGAAGGAATCTGCTAAAGAGGAAACTTGGAAAGAGGGACTGTAAGGGGAAGCAAATCGCAAAATCGGGGCTGTTTGGGGGTCCCTGTGGAGAATCCCTCCACCTGATCGCCACAGTGTGAAGCAGGGCAATAACTGTTCTGTTGCTGTGACCAGCTCTTCACAGCCAGATGGAACTTGGGTCCTTTCCCCAGTGCCAGCATGAAACGAGTATGCTGGCAGAACAGTTGTCTCGTGCCTGCACCACACTAGGCCCTAAAGGGGTGGAAGTAGCAGTTATAAAGGGATGTATCTTTCAGAATGGGAAACAGAAAAAGGTAGCCCCAAGGGGAAGAGGTTGGCTGAGCTTTGAGCAGCTCCTAAGTCATTTTCTCCTGGTAAAAACTGCCACCTGGCCTACAGAGACCAAGACTTCTGCTTCTGTTGCATCCCAGCTGTGGCTTCTAGACTGGTACTCCAACATTTCTCAGCTAATCTGGGCCATGGGCTTTTAGCAGAGGACAGGGAGGCACACAGGCTGTCCTCATGAGGAAGTCTGATATCCAGAGGACTTCCTGTGCACCTCCCCCAGTCTGGCCTGGAGCACCTGGACTGGGCAGAAACAAAGCAAGGTGCTCGCCCAGGACCATTTCTGCACTGTAAGAAAATGGGCAGAGAGAGCAGCCAAGCATAAGCCATACGTCCCCAGGCACCTCAGCAAAGCGTTGCTCAGGAGCGGCTGCCAGGGTGCTGTTTTCCAGGTAAGCAGACTGAGTTCAGCCACAGCACACAACCACAGTGACACACCACGGCTGAGTTTGAGCTGCACCCAGCCACACTGTTCAACACATGGAAATTTGTGGTAAGGAGACAGTGGAAGCGaggcaaaggaaacagaaagcaggagggccacagagatgatcagggggctgcagcagctcctgtaTAAGGACAGGTGGAGacagtttgggctgttcagcctgcagaagagaaggttccagggagtctttgttgcagccttccagtacttaaagggggcctacaggaaagacggGGAGGAACTGTGCACAGAGAGTGCAGTGATAGGCCgagggggaatggttttaaactgaaagagggtagatttagagtagatactAGCACGAGATTCTTCACcgtgaaggtggtgaggccctggcccaggttgcccagagaagctgtggctgccccctccctggcagggttcaagaccaggctggacagggctgggagcagcctgggctggtggaaggggtccctgcccatggcaggatggtctgtaaggtcccttctgacccaaaccattctgtgattctacaaaggcagagggaagaaataCTAATCTAAGCAGAATCCAGAAAGATCATCTCCTGGTCCCAAAGTTGGGGTTCACTGCAGACTTCTGCTTCGGCAACAGGAAGGCTGTGACCAACCAAAGGGTCACTCTGCATTTACCTTATTTCTTATGCTTTCCCAAAGCATCTATTACACCCTGAACTGCTGCCAGAAAGGGTAAGGTAAAGCATAGAGCACAAGTCTGACCAAGGCAACAGGTCTGTTCCGCAACACTGAGCCAGGACTCTCTCCTGATCAGCAGAGACTAAGAGCCTTCCCTGCTGCACGCATTTCTCTGTCATGTGGCAGGGTGCATAAATAAAGCAGGCCATACATAGAAGCATTCCTCCTGTCTTGTGCACTTACATCTTAGTCCCAAGTGGGCTGTTAGAAGAGATGATGTCATTGCTAAAGCAAGAAACTTTAATTACCTTTCCTCCCAGCCAAGAGGAGTGCAGGGACCACTGGTCTGGCACAGATGCTGGAGCATTTTCGTTCCTCGCCATCACTCTCTTTAGTGAAAGCCACTTTGCATGTCCACCACACTCAGCTCCATGGGACGAAGCGGACACAGTTCACTGAGATACAGTGACCGCAGCGATGGAGATGCACAAATACCCACAGCCGTATGGAAGGGAGAGCCCCAGGGCTCCACTTCTGGGAAGCTGCTCCTCATTGTTTACATCTTGGAGCCTCACACTGGACTCACGAGCAAGGATTACGGACAGGCAGCCTAGGACCCCACTAAgtaggcacaggaagttccatctgaacatgaggaagaacttcttccctctgagggtgacggagcactggaacaggctgcccagggaggttgtggagtctccttctctggagatattcaagacccgcctggacaagatcctgtgcagcctactgtaggtgaccctgcttcggcaggggggttggactagatgacccacagaggtcccttccaacccctactattctgtgattctgaagtaaTGCCAAGAGCTCTTCTCTGGAGCAGGCAGGTAGAACTGCTCTTGGGATGACCCGCCTGAACACGAACACAAGCACAGGACCACCCAGCAGCCAACCATGAGCAGCAGATGCCTGCTGCTCATGCCTCTCATCTCAGGCAGGAACCACCTCAGCATCCCAGATTCCCAAAGCCCCTCAGgcttcttcccttctcctgcagCTAAAGGCCAGTGGGGAAGAAGATCCAGCACAGAACAGCCACAAATTGGTCCTGGCTACAGTTGTGCTGTGTTGTCGCATCACTGAGGCTCCCCTCCTGCAGCTTGGGCACCAAACAAATGCCCAGTCAGAGCTCACCACCTTGTCACCATCTGGCCAGTCTGGGACCTGAACCTGATCCTCCACACTTCCCCACCAGATTGTGGCTCCCTAGTTctgagctggggctgcagaaGTCATGCTTAGTCCCCCGCACAGGTACATCATAGTGCTGCTTGTCACCTGGCCATTTTGCTGCTGTGTGTAAACCCGCAGAAGTTGTCAGTAGCCCCATCCAGACTCGGGGACAGCCAATGCCAGGGTGCCTGGTCTAGCCTCACACAGACAGGACATAAAATCTCTCAAAACCATTACCAGCGCCAAACAGACAACTTGTTTTTCCCCTGCACAGGTTTCTGCCCAAGGCTGGCCACACAGCAATCACAGCCAAACCCCTGGCCTCAGATCACACAGCAGGGATCACAGTTTTTGCCATTAAAGTCATTGGTATCCAGACTGGGCCATGCCAGGCCTTTCAAGACCAGCTGGAAGTGGGGGGAAATCAGCAGAGGGATCAGGCTGGGGAAGGAGAGATCCTGTGACTGACCAGTcactgagctgcagcagagctggagcctggCCCTGCCCACCTTTACACTCGGAGCAGACCCACATGTTTTCAGGACTTCACATCGTCTTGTGCCCCCATCACCACATAAAGGTATCTGCAGGTCTGACTCTCATATCCTTTAATCCCCTGGCATCCTCGTCACAGCTGAATCTGGCACGTGCTTTTCTTCACTGTTtcctcagctcagcagctctcGCACAGACACAAACGTGCCACCATGTGAACACTGCTCAGCCAAGCCGCCCTACTCTGCAGCACTGCACCAGCACCTCCCCATCCGTGTGCCTGACAGCCCAGACATGCCACAGGCAAACATTTCATTCTAAGACACAgagattttaatattaaaataattttgtataaaaatactTTGGAGATTGATGGCAAAGCAGAGAGCAACACAGCCCTGCGGCCCGGTCAGAGTTGGAGCCAACGCAGCAGGCACAGGGCAACGCAGCCAGCCCCACTGCAGACCAGGAGGCAGCAGCGGACCCAGCTCCAGAGTGGGGAAAGCATGCTGGCATCTGCGCCAGCCACAGCTCTCTTGCTCTCGCTGTCAAAAAGGCCTCCAGGGAAGCGCAGCACCTCAGCACTGGTGAGTAAGAGGGGCTCTGCCTGAGCCAGAAGAGTCCCCTGCCCCACGCCACCCTCGGGACCATGCAGAAGTGCAGCTGGCACTGCTCACGAACGGGCCCAGGCCCCCCAGTCCCTCCTGGGCCGGTGCAGAAGAGCAGCACGCTAGATCTCTCCTAAGTCCTCATAGACAGGCGACAAGCTGCACTCATCCACAGACTGCTCCTTCTTCTGGACATGCTGGGGCTTCACCACCTGGCTGTACAGCAGCTCCACGTTGTTGttattgctgctgttgaggcCAGGTTTGATGACCGCCTTCTCAGGAGCAGGGTTCCCCCGCCGCCTGCCAGGGTCCGCACTCCTTTCGCCACTTTTAGCGATGAAGGGCGCCGGGGGCTTGGGGGCCGGCACCGGCTTGGGACCCTTTGCCTTGGCCTGGAAGGCAGGTACCGAGTAGTCGTCAGTGATGGGGTTGTAGGGATACTCGTAGCCGCCCCTGCCATCATGGCCCTGGGTACGCCAGGCCTCGCCCGCGGGCCGCGCTTCATCGTAGATGCAGGTGGGGGCGGGCAGCAAGCGGGGAGCACGACCCTCAGGCTCGTCATAGATGTGCTCCCTCTGCCCAGGCACTGCAGGGGCCTGGCTGCGTCCCTCAGCCCGGACCTGCTCATACGTGCCCGAGTACAGCGGCGCCGGCAGCCGGAGCTTCATCTCATCCGTGGCACCGCTGGGCACCTTGGACCCGCTCACGGGCTTGCTGTCAATGGGGTCCGAGTACAGCGGGTCCAGCCAGGGCCGGAAGCCCTTCACCGAGTCCAGGGGCTCCGAGTACACGCTGGATGGGTCCTCGGCTGGCAGCACAGCATGGGGCACCTTAGGCAGAGGGGAGCGTGGGGGTGTGCTGGGGACCGCAGGCTTGgcctgtggcacagggagctcTGGCAGAGTCCGGGTCTTCAGCAGAGACGCGGTGTCTCGCTCCTCTGCCGCCGCACTGGGCCGgggtgtcagccctgctttggGTGCCAGGGTGTCATCCCCCTCTGCAGGCAGCTCCAGGCTCAGGGAGTCAGCCAGGGCCTGGCGCATCAGCACCACGCTGGGGCTGTCCGAATCCAGCGAGTCACAG contains:
- the M1AP gene encoding meiosis 1 arrest protein isoform X1; protein product: MNSRKLVSETRRAFPATKVHCLQPSRILIVDVTAPSWTNTCSVLSEALENTLCLACSLTGPCRVPLLSLYVVQNQQECLLPFTQVRESFARIQACISELRSLPREGCFPQGGNGVVQAVQDGLQQFKQYSRHTVAGGSTNSSVEITILTSQSSKEMVKNLEKKLKDVDLVSLRRIQVIEVLKRDFLEPEDVNQCMPVEETSSSDIAILGMDIDVQTIEDNVISLEMLFKTWLHDYGTEREHLHLLLPSGGFSHATAPKTTLMCLKCDLQERLLNPGLLSGTPDGTVRAADLNSPCQMAAWPATVLYKLQVVKALKSEGVCESVLYGLPFIIKPTSCWQLDWDELEINQHSFHALCHSLLKRKWMLLAKREPQNTSPNWNIMVHSYYIIVPSDSATLLVKAVAIRELLLPSTFPALLAEYPERVYGPIESALNSLEVEVAYNPLHLKSNLYKYLKSMLYKPVHRQQAQPRDQRPERHQPKQHPSKAKAMVAPLLMAPSPVQVFRPATMRRDSCEHLLIPKEYDEFLQ
- the M1AP gene encoding meiosis 1 arrest protein isoform X2 yields the protein MNSRKLVSETRRAFPATKVHCLQPSRILIVDVTAPSWTNTCSVLSEALENTLCLACSLTGPCRVPLLSLYVVQNQQECLLPFTITILTSQSSKEMVKNLEKKLKDVDLVSLRRIQVIEVLKRDFLEPEDVNQCMPVEETSSSDIAILGMDIDVQTIEDNVISLEMLFKTWLHDYGTEREHLHLLLPSGGFSHATAPKTTLMCLKCDLQERLLNPGLLSGTPDGTVRAADLNSPCQMAAWPATVLYKLQVVKALKSEGVCESVLYGLPFIIKPTSCWQLDWDELEINQHSFHALCHSLLKRKWMLLAKREPQNTSPNWNIMVHSYYIIVPSDSATLLVKAVAIRELLLPSTFPALLAEYPERVYGPIESALNSLEVEVAYNPLHLKSNLYKYLKSMLYKPVHRQQAQPRDQRPERHQPKQHPSKAKAMVAPLLMAPSPVQVFRPATMRRDSCEHLLIPKEYDEFLQ
- the DOK1 gene encoding docking protein 1 isoform X2, whose amino-acid sequence is MDPPAKEGSLLVQHSHKFGTKRWKRSWFVLYPASQHGVARLEFFECKEPAARPERLATKRLDKTVVRLADCTSVGPVAESGPRAGTAVFRLETSDRSYLFAADKQQSEEWVAKLCEIAFPVMFSFEAGRRCDSGPGNFTFETKQGNEIFRLVEASIREQKAQVEENRQSCDSLDSDSPSVVLMRQALADSLSLELPAEGDDTLAPKAGLTPRPSAAAEERDTASLLKTRTLPELPVPQAKPAVPSTPPRSPLPKVPHAVLPAEDPSSVYSEPLDSVKGFRPWLDPLYSDPIDSKPVSGSKVPSGATDEMKLRLPAPLYSGTYEQVRAEGRSQAPAVPGQREHIYDEPEGRAPRLLPAPTCIYDEARPAGEAWRTQGHDGRGGYEYPYNPITDDYSVPAFQAKAKGPKPVPAPKPPAPFIAKSGERSADPGRRRGNPAPEKAVIKPGLNSSNNNNVELLYSQVVKPQHVQKKEQSVDECSLSPVYEDLGEI
- the DOK1 gene encoding docking protein 1 isoform X1 yields the protein MDPPAKEGSLLVQHSHKFGTKRWKRSWFVLYPASQHGVARLEFFECKEPAARPERLATKRLDKTVVRLADCTSVGPVAESGPRAGTAVFRLETSDRSYLFAADKQQSEEWVAKLCEIAFPGNGPSDAGVVARRSKEGSEETPALEMAVNSIYYSRDEVNAFWVTVQRTEAAERCELRGTYVLKAERDSLILKDPQTNAILYVWPYRLLRRYGRDKVMFSFEAGRRCDSGPGNFTFETKQGNEIFRLVEASIREQKAQVEENRQSCDSLDSDSPSVVLMRQALADSLSLELPAEGDDTLAPKAGLTPRPSAAAEERDTASLLKTRTLPELPVPQAKPAVPSTPPRSPLPKVPHAVLPAEDPSSVYSEPLDSVKGFRPWLDPLYSDPIDSKPVSGSKVPSGATDEMKLRLPAPLYSGTYEQVRAEGRSQAPAVPGQREHIYDEPEGRAPRLLPAPTCIYDEARPAGEAWRTQGHDGRGGYEYPYNPITDDYSVPAFQAKAKGPKPVPAPKPPAPFIAKSGERSADPGRRRGNPAPEKAVIKPGLNSSNNNNVELLYSQVVKPQHVQKKEQSVDECSLSPVYEDLGEI